From a region of the Corallococcus coralloides DSM 2259 genome:
- a CDS encoding type I polyketide synthase: MSAESNIDAQAIAIVGMAGRFPGAPDLDSFWKNLREGVESIQPVPDAELEKLGVDPVLRKDPRHVKASAALAGMELFDAGFFGFTPREAELMDPQHRVFLECAWEALEKAGHTPEGFDGSIGVFAGAATNTYLVFHLVPNFDQLSGMDQVQVDVNNGGDFLATRVAYKLNLRGPSYSITSACSTSLVATHAACQSLLNEECDMALAGGVSVHVKHPEGYPFVPGGIVSPDGHCRAFDAKAEGTVFGSGVGVVVLKRLADAIEDGDHIHAIIKGSAINNDGALKVGFTAPSVEGQATVITEALGAAGVAPETIGYLEAHGTGTKMGDPIEVRALNKAFKFRSAAAKANPPKIPVGSLKSNIGHLANAAGVSSLIKAVMALENRQIPPSLHVTEVNPEIPFSGGPFFVNTKLADWQANPKHPRRAGVSSFGVGGTNAHIVLEEAPALPASGASRPAQLLVLSAKSDAALDAATKNLAAHLKAHPAQALADVAFTLQTGRQAMAKRRVLVCRDRDDALAALEVEDGPRLWTNTPDVHERPVAFLFPGQGSQYVGMARDLYASEPTFKRHLDACADKLTPHLGLDLRTVLFPEASKAEAATQALTRTELTQPALFAVEYALAKLWMAWGVKPSAMLGHSIGEYVAACLAGVFSLDDALALVAARGKLMQGLPSGAMLSAKLEESALKPLLPANVSVAAVNAPGFTVVAGPTDAVDALQAKLEAQGVEVSRLHTSHAFHSAMMDPILATFTARVRQVKLNAPTLPFLSNVTGTWIEAAQATDPGYWATHLRQAVRFSAGLQELSRKWPQAALLEVGPGTVLTTLAKQQPGAEARVLISSTRHPREQAPDLQVLLSALGRLWLNGVTVDWKGFAGNEQRRRVPLPTYPFQRERYWIDAKPLGGGARTDAPASLAKRPDVADWFYAPSWKLSPLPKAKDAAGKGWLVLADDTGVAEALAPKLGGDVFRVVPGARFEQRPDGTFTVDPARREDFCSVLEALKKQGRAFSNVVHLWGLSHEPASQEKALDLGFHSQLFLARALSETGHLEPLTWSVVTSRSARVEQADVQLPEQALLVGPSRVLPQEYPNLSCRFVDMVPSDAGAVVDRLAAELGAEPRDAVVALRGRQRWVQTFEPVRLEAAGAEVLRDGGAYLITDGLTGIGHALASELATVHQAKLTLVETPDFPSRGQWTAWVEKHGVQDAVSRRIQRALALERTGVEMLVLPASLTDVESMRGVVDAAVARFGQIDGVIHAAGGMQGATLGTIAETGPDECAWHFRPQVHGVRVLEEVLPKEGPAFCLLVSSLSSVLGGLGQVAQASASAFMDAFAEARTEGFAYPWLSVDWDAWQFADAQAMAELSPTLAQFAIQPAEGLEALRRALSHGESGRLAVSTGDLAARRRQGPRAAKAEKGKKDAAKGNKHARPSILTPYAAPRTELEKTVAGIWEQVLGIDGIGINDNFFELGGHSLLATQLRNHIHAVLKVDLSLRGLFETPTVAGVAGRVEQELGKRAASTEKPITERLRTAFPTERPALLTEYLRHHISEGLRIPQDQLPADGSLKGYDLHALGAELEYDLRQDFKFQLYPHEVQAHPSIPELSKYLLVEMDRLQDPQRFAENKPLSAYPLKPYRAQTSGVQRTNTAKKNPPMVFVHSSPRAGSTLFRVMLAGHPRLFCPPEVNLLFFEGMREWRENIGFGSEMEWTTGGLQWALMELEKLDSPAGAALVDRLVADDVSAQDVYRRLQERSAPRLLVDKTPTYAMDVETLERAERMFEGNKYIYLYRHPLPVMESILRMRFDRLFAAGLFGDADVDPYVVAETVWALSNRNLLNFFDGIGRERCHWVRYEDLVADPTKVMTGVAQFLGLEFDERMVQPYDGKKDRMMGGLGDPNILQHQGIEKKMGESWKRIKWPRPFDASTHAVIERLGYSVEGATPTQPLVPAQPVATPAAKQKVTAAEAEKLLENMDQLSDEQVAELLAVMEDAGGGDGGDSSSSEDAA; the protein is encoded by the coding sequence ATGTCCGCTGAATCGAACATCGACGCGCAGGCCATTGCCATCGTCGGCATGGCCGGACGTTTCCCCGGCGCTCCCGACCTGGACTCCTTCTGGAAGAACCTGCGCGAAGGCGTGGAGTCCATCCAGCCCGTCCCCGACGCGGAGCTGGAGAAGCTGGGCGTGGACCCCGTCCTGCGCAAGGACCCTCGCCACGTGAAGGCCAGCGCAGCCCTGGCCGGCATGGAGCTGTTCGACGCGGGCTTCTTCGGCTTCACGCCCCGCGAGGCGGAGCTGATGGATCCGCAGCACCGCGTCTTCCTGGAGTGCGCCTGGGAGGCGCTGGAGAAGGCGGGCCACACGCCGGAGGGCTTCGACGGCTCCATCGGCGTGTTCGCGGGCGCGGCCACCAACACGTACCTGGTGTTCCACCTGGTCCCCAACTTCGACCAGCTGAGCGGCATGGACCAGGTGCAGGTGGACGTGAACAACGGCGGCGACTTCCTGGCCACCCGCGTCGCGTACAAGCTCAACCTGCGCGGCCCCAGCTACTCCATCACCAGCGCGTGCTCCACGTCGCTCGTGGCCACGCACGCGGCCTGCCAGAGCCTCTTGAATGAAGAGTGCGACATGGCGCTGGCCGGTGGCGTGTCCGTGCACGTGAAGCACCCGGAGGGCTACCCCTTCGTGCCCGGCGGCATCGTGTCCCCGGACGGCCACTGCCGCGCGTTCGACGCGAAGGCGGAGGGCACGGTCTTCGGCAGCGGCGTGGGAGTGGTGGTGCTCAAGCGGCTGGCGGACGCGATTGAAGACGGCGACCACATCCACGCCATCATCAAGGGCAGCGCCATCAACAACGACGGCGCGCTGAAGGTGGGCTTCACCGCCCCCAGCGTGGAGGGCCAGGCCACCGTCATCACCGAGGCCCTGGGCGCGGCGGGCGTGGCGCCGGAGACCATCGGCTACCTGGAGGCGCACGGCACCGGCACGAAGATGGGTGACCCCATCGAGGTGCGCGCGCTCAACAAGGCGTTCAAGTTCCGCTCGGCGGCGGCGAAGGCCAACCCGCCGAAGATTCCGGTGGGCTCGCTCAAGAGCAACATTGGCCACCTGGCCAACGCGGCCGGCGTGTCCAGCCTCATCAAGGCGGTGATGGCGCTGGAGAACCGGCAGATTCCGCCCAGCCTCCACGTGACGGAGGTGAACCCGGAGATTCCGTTCTCGGGCGGCCCGTTCTTCGTCAACACGAAGCTCGCCGACTGGCAGGCGAATCCCAAGCACCCGCGCCGCGCGGGCGTGAGCTCCTTCGGCGTGGGCGGCACCAACGCGCACATCGTGCTGGAGGAGGCCCCGGCCCTTCCGGCGTCCGGCGCGTCCCGCCCGGCGCAACTCCTGGTGCTGTCCGCGAAGAGCGATGCGGCGCTGGATGCGGCGACAAAGAACCTGGCCGCGCACCTGAAGGCGCACCCCGCGCAGGCGCTGGCGGACGTGGCCTTCACGCTCCAGACGGGCCGTCAGGCCATGGCGAAGCGGCGCGTGCTGGTGTGCCGCGACCGCGATGACGCACTGGCCGCGCTGGAGGTGGAGGACGGCCCGCGCCTGTGGACGAACACGCCGGACGTGCACGAGCGGCCGGTGGCCTTCCTGTTCCCCGGACAGGGCTCGCAGTACGTGGGCATGGCGCGCGACCTGTACGCGTCCGAGCCGACCTTCAAGCGGCACCTGGACGCGTGCGCGGACAAGCTGACGCCGCACCTGGGCCTGGACCTGCGCACGGTCCTCTTCCCGGAAGCCTCCAAGGCGGAAGCCGCGACGCAGGCGCTGACGCGCACGGAGCTGACGCAGCCCGCGCTCTTCGCCGTGGAGTACGCGCTGGCGAAGCTGTGGATGGCCTGGGGCGTGAAGCCCTCCGCGATGCTGGGTCACAGCATCGGGGAGTACGTGGCCGCGTGCCTCGCGGGCGTGTTCAGCCTGGACGACGCGCTGGCGCTGGTGGCCGCGCGCGGCAAGCTGATGCAGGGGCTGCCCTCGGGCGCCATGCTGTCCGCGAAGCTGGAGGAGTCCGCGCTCAAGCCGCTGCTCCCCGCGAACGTCAGCGTGGCGGCGGTGAACGCGCCGGGATTCACCGTCGTGGCGGGCCCCACCGACGCTGTGGACGCGCTCCAGGCGAAGCTGGAGGCGCAGGGCGTGGAGGTGTCGCGGCTGCACACGTCGCACGCGTTCCACTCCGCGATGATGGACCCCATCCTCGCGACCTTCACCGCGCGCGTGCGCCAGGTGAAGCTCAACGCCCCCACCCTGCCCTTCCTGTCCAACGTGACGGGCACCTGGATTGAAGCGGCGCAGGCGACGGACCCGGGCTACTGGGCCACGCACCTGCGTCAGGCCGTGCGCTTCTCCGCGGGCCTTCAGGAGCTGTCACGCAAGTGGCCCCAGGCGGCCCTGCTGGAGGTGGGCCCCGGCACGGTGCTCACCACGCTGGCGAAGCAGCAGCCGGGCGCGGAAGCGCGCGTGCTCATCTCCTCCACGCGCCACCCGCGCGAGCAGGCGCCGGACCTCCAGGTGCTGCTGAGCGCGCTGGGCCGGCTGTGGCTCAACGGCGTGACGGTGGATTGGAAGGGCTTCGCGGGCAACGAGCAGCGCCGCCGCGTGCCGCTGCCCACCTACCCCTTCCAGCGTGAGCGCTACTGGATCGATGCGAAGCCGCTGGGCGGTGGGGCCCGGACGGATGCGCCCGCGTCGCTGGCGAAGCGCCCGGACGTGGCGGACTGGTTCTACGCGCCGTCGTGGAAGCTGTCCCCTCTGCCCAAGGCGAAGGACGCGGCGGGCAAGGGCTGGCTGGTGCTCGCGGACGACACCGGCGTGGCGGAGGCACTGGCGCCGAAGCTGGGCGGAGACGTCTTCCGCGTCGTCCCCGGCGCGCGCTTCGAGCAGCGTCCGGACGGCACGTTCACGGTGGACCCCGCGCGCCGCGAGGACTTCTGCTCGGTGCTGGAGGCGCTGAAGAAGCAGGGCCGCGCGTTCTCCAACGTGGTGCACCTGTGGGGCCTGTCGCACGAGCCCGCGTCCCAGGAGAAGGCGCTGGACCTGGGCTTCCACAGCCAGCTGTTCCTCGCTCGCGCCCTGAGCGAGACGGGCCACCTGGAGCCGCTCACCTGGTCCGTGGTGACCAGCCGCTCCGCCCGCGTGGAGCAGGCGGACGTGCAGTTGCCGGAGCAGGCCCTGCTGGTGGGCCCCTCGCGCGTGCTGCCGCAGGAGTACCCGAACCTCTCCTGCCGCTTCGTGGACATGGTGCCCAGCGACGCGGGCGCGGTCGTGGACCGGCTGGCCGCGGAGCTGGGTGCCGAACCGCGTGACGCGGTGGTGGCCCTGCGTGGCCGCCAGCGCTGGGTGCAGACCTTCGAGCCCGTGCGCCTGGAGGCGGCCGGCGCGGAGGTGCTGCGCGACGGCGGCGCGTACCTCATCACCGACGGCCTCACCGGCATCGGCCATGCGCTGGCGTCCGAGCTGGCCACGGTGCACCAGGCGAAGCTGACGCTGGTGGAGACGCCGGACTTCCCCAGCCGCGGCCAGTGGACGGCGTGGGTGGAGAAGCACGGCGTGCAGGACGCGGTGTCCCGCCGCATCCAGCGCGCACTGGCCCTGGAGCGCACCGGTGTGGAGATGCTGGTGCTGCCGGCGTCCCTCACCGACGTGGAGTCCATGCGCGGCGTGGTGGACGCGGCGGTGGCGCGCTTCGGCCAGATCGACGGCGTCATCCACGCGGCGGGCGGCATGCAGGGCGCCACGCTGGGCACCATCGCGGAGACGGGCCCGGACGAGTGCGCCTGGCACTTCCGCCCGCAGGTGCACGGCGTGCGCGTGCTGGAAGAGGTGCTCCCGAAGGAAGGCCCCGCGTTCTGCCTCCTCGTGTCGTCGCTGTCGTCCGTGCTGGGTGGCCTGGGGCAGGTGGCGCAGGCCTCCGCCAGCGCCTTCATGGACGCGTTCGCCGAAGCGCGCACGGAGGGCTTCGCCTACCCGTGGCTGAGCGTGGACTGGGACGCGTGGCAGTTCGCGGACGCGCAGGCCATGGCGGAGCTGTCCCCCACGCTGGCCCAGTTCGCCATCCAGCCCGCCGAAGGCCTTGAGGCGCTGCGCCGCGCGCTGTCGCATGGCGAGAGCGGCCGGCTCGCGGTCTCCACGGGTGACCTGGCCGCGCGCCGCCGTCAGGGACCTCGGGCCGCGAAGGCGGAGAAGGGCAAGAAGGATGCGGCGAAGGGCAACAAGCACGCGCGCCCCTCCATCCTCACGCCCTACGCCGCGCCTCGCACGGAGCTGGAGAAGACCGTCGCGGGCATCTGGGAGCAGGTGCTGGGCATCGACGGCATCGGCATCAACGACAACTTCTTCGAGCTGGGCGGCCACTCGCTGCTGGCCACGCAGCTGCGCAACCACATCCACGCGGTGCTGAAGGTGGACCTGTCGCTGCGCGGCCTCTTCGAGACGCCCACCGTCGCGGGCGTCGCCGGACGCGTGGAGCAGGAGCTGGGCAAGCGCGCGGCCTCCACGGAGAAGCCCATCACGGAGCGCCTGCGCACCGCGTTCCCCACCGAGCGCCCCGCCCTGCTCACCGAGTACCTGCGCCACCACATCTCCGAGGGCTTGCGCATCCCCCAGGACCAACTGCCCGCCGACGGCAGCCTCAAGGGCTACGACCTGCACGCGCTGGGCGCGGAGCTGGAGTACGACCTGCGGCAGGACTTCAAGTTCCAGCTCTATCCGCACGAGGTGCAGGCGCATCCGTCCATCCCGGAGCTGTCCAAGTACCTGCTGGTGGAGATGGACCGGCTCCAGGACCCGCAGCGCTTCGCGGAGAACAAGCCGCTGTCCGCGTATCCGCTGAAGCCTTATCGAGCCCAGACGTCCGGTGTGCAGCGCACCAACACGGCGAAGAAGAACCCGCCCATGGTGTTCGTGCACTCCAGCCCGCGCGCGGGCTCCACGCTGTTCCGCGTGATGCTCGCGGGCCACCCCCGGCTGTTCTGCCCGCCGGAAGTGAACCTGCTCTTCTTCGAGGGCATGCGCGAGTGGCGCGAGAACATCGGCTTCGGCTCCGAGATGGAGTGGACCACGGGCGGCCTGCAGTGGGCGCTCATGGAGCTGGAGAAGCTGGACTCGCCCGCCGGCGCTGCGCTGGTGGACCGGCTGGTCGCGGATGACGTGTCCGCGCAGGACGTCTACCGCCGCCTCCAGGAGAGGTCCGCGCCCCGGCTGCTCGTGGACAAGACGCCCACGTACGCCATGGACGTGGAGACGCTGGAGCGCGCGGAGCGGATGTTCGAGGGCAACAAGTACATCTACCTCTACCGCCACCCGCTCCCGGTGATGGAGTCCATCCTCCGGATGCGCTTCGACCGCCTCTTCGCCGCCGGCCTCTTCGGCGACGCGGACGTGGATCCCTACGTGGTGGCGGAGACGGTGTGGGCGCTGTCCAACCGGAACCTGCTCAACTTCTTCGACGGCATCGGCCGCGAGCGCTGCCACTGGGTGCGCTACGAGGACCTGGTCGCGGACCCCACGAAGGTGATGACCGGCGTGGCCCAGTTCCTGGGGCTCGAGTTCGACGAGCGCATGGTCCAGCCGTACGACGGCAAGAAGGACCGCATGATGGGCGGCCTGGGGGACCCGAACATCCTCCAGCACCAGGGCATCGAGAAGAAGATGGGCGAGTCCTGGAAGCGCATCAAGTGGCCCCGCCCGTTCGACGCCTCCACCCACGCGGTGATTGAGCGGCTGGGCTACTCCGTGGAGGGCGCCACGCCCACGCAGCCCCTGGTGCCCGCGCAGCCGGTGGCCACGCCCGCCGCGAAGCAGAAGGTGACCGCGGCGGAGGCGGAGAAGTTGCTGGAGAACATGGACCAGCTGTCGGACGAACAGGTGGCGGAGCTGCTCGCGGTGATGGAAGACGCAGGCGGCGGTGACGGTGGTGACAGCAGCAGCAGCGAGGACGCGGCCTGA
- a CDS encoding type I polyketide synthase — protein sequence MSTDTPEVDGIAVIGLGGRLPGAKTISEFWKNLTGGVESITFFTDEELIAEGADPAMVRAPNYVKARGTLGDTDQFDAAFFGMNPREAALMDPQHRVFLECAWEAMESAGYSPERQPGRVGVFGGMSMNTYLLSNLYSHLAHVASVESLQASIGNDKDSLTTEVAYRMDLKGPAVTVQSSSSTSLTCIHYACQSLLSFECDMALAGGVSIHFPEKAGYLYHEGGTTAPDGHCHTFDAEAAGFVAGHGAAVVALKRLSDALKDGDTVYAVVRGSAVNNDGSQKVSYMAPAVAGQAEVIALAQAVAGVDPDSIGYVEAHGTATKVGDPIEVAALTQAFRQGTDKKNFCALGSVKSNIGHLDSAAGAVGFIKAALTLHHKVIPPSLNFKTPNPACDFPNSPFYVNTELRDFPRGETPRRAGVTSLGMGGTNAHAILEEAPELPATDKARLPAQVVLLSARTENSLEVATDRLAAHLRENPDVDLADVAYTLQLGRKRFGKRRAVVARTTAELASALAERTPGRVFSGSAENSGRPVMFMFSGQGSQYVDMGRELYETEVLFRAQVDTCAEKLKPHLGLDLRTVLYPAAESRELASERLKQTGLTQPALFVIEYALAKLWESWGVTPHAMVGHSIGEYVAACLAGVFTLDDALALVAARGRLMQSLPAGSMLAVSLPEEHVTPMLPEGLSVAAVNSPATCVVAGPTPLIDAFVETLKLQGLASSRLHTSHAFHSAMMDPILDAFREAVRKVARKAPTKPYLSNVTGTWVTAEQATSPDYWAKHLRGAVRFADGVAELLKESDAILLEVGPGNTLVTLARQHPDKGAKHALINSLRHPKEQVADLDHVLATLGRLWLEGVEADWDAFRGGEKRRRIALPTSPFERQRHWVDPRKDTAADGERAEWASADQKQPVARWFYLPSWQRALPSPQGTWSEKKATWWLLLPDDSNEGLGARLALKLGEAGQDVVRITPAAVTAKHDEHHWSLALGGEATVLEALTAQGRAPDHVLHLGTLGLGDAHGEADFESALGKGFLGLLSLAQALGRQPGTRPVSLVAVTNRMQALGDEAPNPELATVLGPVRVIPQEYGHLSAKAVDVRLPASGSWQETALVEALLSEAATPSKLETVIAYRGGARWVQHFEHVPADAPRTAQLPLRDGGVYLLIGGFGTLGFSHAKSLAKRAKAKLVLAGRTALPERSQWDAHLSAHGEDDAVSRRIRQVRELEALGAEVHTVSVDAGNKVQVKEAVDAALTHFGALHGVVFAAGDVGQALFRAIPDTRPEDVRDTFHGRVRGLYALEEAVRGRSLDFCVLSSSLAAVLGGLGLASYSAATSFMDAFATKQAQTSPVPWMSVGWDAWQYESRAGGAQSPFGALAITASEGEDAFEQLFQLGAVSHVAVSTSNLRARARKWAQPAAAQEKAEAKQEAGSSLGTTPRPALQNAYVPPRDELEEKIARLWQTTLGIDQVGVHDNFFELGGNSLVGVKLIARVREQFGVALPAVTLYEGPTVGALAKLLKAASGSEDTEAAPEETEALSRGERRRARRANRRGDSASDEE from the coding sequence ATGAGCACTGACACTCCCGAAGTGGATGGCATCGCGGTCATCGGCCTGGGTGGCCGCCTGCCCGGTGCGAAGACCATCTCCGAGTTCTGGAAGAACCTCACCGGCGGCGTGGAGAGCATCACGTTCTTCACCGATGAGGAGCTCATCGCCGAGGGCGCCGACCCCGCGATGGTGCGCGCGCCCAACTACGTGAAGGCCCGAGGCACGCTGGGCGACACGGATCAGTTCGACGCGGCCTTCTTCGGGATGAACCCCCGCGAGGCCGCGCTGATGGACCCGCAGCACCGCGTCTTCCTGGAGTGCGCGTGGGAGGCCATGGAGAGCGCCGGCTACAGCCCGGAGCGCCAGCCCGGCCGCGTGGGCGTGTTCGGCGGCATGAGCATGAACACGTACCTGCTCTCCAACCTGTACTCGCACCTGGCGCACGTCGCGTCGGTGGAGAGCCTCCAGGCGTCCATCGGCAACGACAAGGACAGCCTCACGACCGAAGTGGCGTACCGCATGGACCTGAAGGGCCCGGCCGTCACGGTCCAGTCCTCGTCCTCCACGTCGCTCACGTGCATCCACTACGCCTGCCAGAGCCTCCTGTCGTTCGAGTGCGACATGGCGCTGGCCGGTGGCGTGTCCATCCACTTCCCGGAGAAGGCGGGCTACCTGTACCACGAGGGTGGCACCACGGCGCCGGACGGCCACTGCCACACCTTCGACGCGGAGGCCGCGGGCTTCGTCGCCGGCCACGGCGCGGCGGTGGTCGCGCTCAAGCGCCTGTCGGACGCGCTCAAGGACGGTGACACCGTCTACGCGGTGGTGCGCGGCTCGGCGGTGAACAACGACGGCTCGCAGAAGGTCAGCTACATGGCCCCGGCCGTCGCGGGCCAGGCGGAGGTCATCGCGCTGGCGCAGGCCGTCGCGGGCGTGGATCCGGACTCCATCGGCTACGTGGAGGCGCACGGCACGGCGACCAAGGTCGGTGACCCGATCGAGGTCGCGGCGCTCACGCAGGCCTTCCGCCAGGGCACGGACAAGAAGAACTTCTGCGCGCTGGGCTCGGTGAAGAGCAACATCGGTCACCTGGACTCGGCGGCGGGCGCGGTGGGCTTCATCAAGGCGGCCCTCACGCTGCACCACAAGGTGATTCCGCCCAGCCTCAACTTCAAGACGCCCAACCCCGCGTGCGACTTCCCCAACAGCCCGTTCTACGTGAACACGGAGCTGCGCGACTTCCCTCGCGGTGAGACGCCGCGCCGCGCGGGCGTCACGTCGCTGGGTATGGGCGGCACCAACGCGCACGCCATCCTGGAGGAGGCGCCGGAGCTGCCCGCCACCGACAAGGCCCGGCTGCCCGCGCAGGTGGTGCTGCTGTCCGCGCGCACGGAGAACTCGCTGGAGGTCGCCACCGACCGGCTGGCCGCGCATCTGCGCGAGAACCCGGACGTGGACCTGGCGGACGTGGCGTACACGCTACAGCTGGGCCGCAAGCGCTTCGGCAAGCGCCGCGCGGTGGTGGCTCGCACCACGGCGGAGCTGGCCTCCGCGCTGGCGGAGCGCACTCCGGGCCGCGTCTTCAGCGGCAGCGCGGAGAACAGCGGCCGTCCGGTGATGTTCATGTTCTCCGGGCAGGGCTCGCAGTACGTGGACATGGGCCGCGAGCTGTACGAGACGGAAGTGCTCTTCCGCGCCCAGGTGGACACCTGCGCGGAGAAGCTCAAGCCGCACCTGGGCCTGGACCTGCGCACGGTGCTGTACCCGGCCGCGGAGTCGCGCGAGCTGGCGTCGGAGCGCCTCAAGCAGACGGGCCTCACGCAGCCCGCGCTGTTCGTCATCGAGTACGCGCTCGCGAAGCTCTGGGAGTCGTGGGGCGTGACGCCTCACGCGATGGTGGGCCACAGCATCGGTGAGTACGTGGCCGCGTGCCTCGCGGGCGTCTTCACCCTGGACGACGCGCTGGCGCTGGTGGCCGCGCGCGGCCGGCTGATGCAGTCGCTGCCCGCGGGCTCCATGCTCGCGGTGTCCCTGCCGGAAGAGCACGTCACGCCGATGCTGCCGGAGGGCCTGTCCGTGGCGGCGGTGAACAGCCCGGCCACGTGCGTGGTCGCCGGCCCCACGCCGCTCATCGACGCGTTCGTGGAGACGCTGAAGCTCCAGGGCCTGGCGTCCTCGCGGCTGCACACGTCGCACGCGTTCCACTCCGCGATGATGGACCCCATCCTGGACGCCTTCCGCGAGGCGGTGCGCAAGGTGGCCCGGAAGGCGCCGACGAAGCCCTACCTGTCCAATGTCACCGGCACCTGGGTGACGGCCGAGCAGGCCACGAGCCCCGACTACTGGGCGAAGCACCTGCGCGGCGCGGTGCGCTTCGCGGACGGCGTGGCGGAGCTGCTCAAGGAGTCCGATGCCATCCTGCTGGAGGTGGGCCCGGGCAACACGCTCGTCACCCTGGCGCGGCAGCACCCGGACAAGGGCGCGAAGCACGCGCTGATCAACTCGCTGCGCCACCCGAAGGAGCAGGTCGCGGACCTGGACCACGTGCTGGCCACGCTGGGCCGGCTGTGGCTGGAGGGCGTGGAAGCGGACTGGGACGCGTTCCGTGGCGGGGAGAAGCGCCGCCGCATCGCGCTGCCCACGTCCCCCTTCGAGCGTCAGCGCCACTGGGTGGACCCGCGCAAGGATACCGCCGCAGACGGCGAGCGCGCCGAGTGGGCGTCCGCGGATCAGAAGCAGCCCGTGGCCCGCTGGTTCTACCTGCCGTCGTGGCAGCGCGCGCTGCCGTCGCCGCAGGGCACCTGGAGCGAGAAGAAGGCCACCTGGTGGCTGCTGCTCCCGGACGACTCCAACGAAGGCCTGGGCGCGCGGCTCGCGCTCAAGCTGGGCGAGGCCGGCCAGGACGTGGTGCGCATCACCCCGGCCGCCGTCACCGCGAAGCACGACGAGCACCACTGGTCGCTCGCGCTGGGCGGCGAGGCCACGGTGCTGGAGGCGCTCACCGCGCAGGGCCGCGCCCCGGACCACGTGTTGCACCTGGGCACGCTGGGCCTGGGTGACGCGCACGGCGAGGCGGACTTCGAGTCCGCGCTGGGCAAGGGCTTCCTGGGGCTCTTGTCCCTGGCGCAGGCCCTGGGCCGTCAGCCGGGCACGCGTCCCGTGTCGTTGGTCGCGGTGACCAACCGCATGCAGGCGCTGGGCGACGAGGCGCCGAACCCGGAGCTGGCCACGGTGCTGGGCCCGGTGCGCGTCATCCCGCAGGAGTACGGCCACCTGTCCGCGAAGGCCGTGGACGTGCGCCTGCCTGCGTCCGGCAGCTGGCAGGAGACGGCGCTGGTGGAGGCCCTGCTGTCCGAGGCCGCCACGCCGTCCAAGCTGGAGACCGTCATCGCATACCGGGGCGGCGCCCGCTGGGTGCAGCACTTCGAGCACGTGCCGGCGGACGCGCCGCGCACGGCCCAACTGCCGCTGCGCGACGGGGGCGTGTACCTGCTCATCGGCGGCTTCGGCACGCTGGGCTTCTCCCACGCGAAGTCGCTGGCGAAGCGCGCCAAGGCGAAGCTGGTGCTCGCGGGCCGCACTGCGCTGCCGGAGCGCTCTCAGTGGGACGCGCACCTGTCCGCGCATGGCGAGGACGACGCCGTCTCCCGCCGCATCCGTCAGGTGCGGGAGCTGGAGGCGCTGGGTGCCGAGGTGCACACCGTGTCCGTGGACGCGGGCAACAAGGTCCAGGTGAAGGAGGCCGTGGACGCGGCGCTGACGCACTTCGGCGCGCTGCACGGCGTGGTCTTCGCGGCGGGTGACGTGGGCCAGGCGCTCTTCCGCGCCATCCCGGACACGCGCCCCGAGGACGTGCGCGACACCTTCCACGGCCGCGTGCGCGGGCTGTACGCGCTGGAGGAGGCGGTGCGCGGACGCTCGCTGGACTTCTGCGTGCTGTCGTCGTCGCTGGCGGCGGTGCTGGGCGGTCTGGGGCTCGCGTCGTACTCGGCGGCCACGTCCTTCATGGACGCGTTCGCCACGAAGCAGGCGCAGACGTCGCCGGTGCCGTGGATGAGCGTGGGCTGGGACGCGTGGCAGTACGAGTCCCGCGCGGGCGGCGCGCAGAGCCCGTTCGGCGCGCTGGCCATCACGGCTTCCGAAGGCGAGGACGCCTTCGAGCAGCTCTTCCAGCTGGGCGCCGTGTCGCACGTGGCCGTGTCCACGAGCAACCTGCGCGCCCGCGCTCGCAAGTGGGCCCAGCCGGCCGCCGCGCAGGAGAAGGCGGAGGCGAAGCAGGAGGCGGGTTCTTCCCTGGGCACCACGCCCCGGCCCGCGCTCCAGAACGCCTACGTGCCGCCGCGTGACGAGCTGGAGGAGAAGATTGCCCGCCTCTGGCAGACGACGCTGGGCATCGACCAGGTCGGCGTGCACGACAACTTCTTCGAGCTGGGTGGCAACTCGCTCGTCGGCGTGAAGCTGATTGCCCGCGTGCGCGAGCAGTTCGGCGTCGCGCTGCCGGCCGTCACCCTCTACGAAGGCCCCACCGTGGGGGCGCTGGCCAAGCTGCTCAAGGCCGCCAGCGGCAGCGAGGACACGGAAGCCGCGCCCGAGGAGACCGAGGCGCTCAGCCGCGGGGAGCGCCGCCGTGCGCGCCGCGCGAACCGCCGGGGCGACAGCGCCTCCGACGAGGAGTAG